Proteins from one Hydrogenivirga caldilitoris genomic window:
- the lpxB gene encoding lipid-A-disaccharide synthase: MSVKVFLSVGDISAANYLYEILKEGFEDFEFLGITNTRLESIGIKSVGQISELSVVGIAEVLPRLLKIRRLYKRSIEVLRDCDVLIACDAPGFNLRLIKEARRMGVEKVVYFISPQVWAWKPGRAKIIAEYVDDLIVILPFEVEIYRNFESGKFKVHYVGHPLVDMVKPSVSREEFYRILGIDEEPVNLMPGSRWGEVKRHSSILKEVVKNLQGRVKDFILPTFEDFREYIEDSFSGLPVKVITDRDVSYPSYNSMFYSKLSIVASGTSSLEAALAYNPHIVFYSLNPLTYMLARFLVRVEYVSLPNLILNEEVIPELINKSPSQITRAAITLLEEDKERERMRYRFGELKSRLGGKEVIVRLRSLFRELLG, encoded by the coding sequence ATGTCTGTGAAAGTGTTTCTCTCCGTTGGCGATATATCCGCGGCGAATTACCTGTATGAGATACTGAAAGAGGGCTTTGAGGATTTTGAATTTCTCGGTATTACCAACACAAGGCTTGAAAGTATCGGGATTAAAAGTGTGGGGCAGATATCAGAGTTGTCCGTTGTTGGGATAGCGGAGGTACTGCCGAGACTCCTTAAGATAAGGAGGCTCTATAAAAGGAGTATTGAGGTTCTTCGGGATTGTGATGTTCTTATCGCCTGCGATGCACCGGGTTTTAACCTGCGCCTTATAAAAGAGGCTCGCAGAATGGGTGTTGAGAAGGTGGTCTACTTTATCTCCCCTCAGGTTTGGGCTTGGAAGCCAGGAAGGGCAAAGATTATAGCTGAATACGTAGATGACCTTATCGTGATACTCCCCTTTGAGGTGGAAATATACAGAAACTTTGAGAGCGGGAAATTTAAGGTTCATTATGTGGGACATCCCCTTGTAGACATGGTAAAACCAAGTGTAAGCCGGGAGGAGTTCTACAGAATTCTTGGCATAGATGAGGAGCCCGTCAACCTTATGCCCGGTAGCAGATGGGGAGAGGTGAAACGCCACTCCTCTATCCTTAAGGAGGTGGTAAAGAACCTTCAGGGTAGGGTTAAGGATTTTATCCTCCCTACCTTTGAAGATTTCAGGGAATACATAGAGGATAGTTTTAGCGGTTTACCTGTTAAGGTTATCACGGATAGGGACGTAAGCTACCCCTCTTACAACTCCATGTTTTACTCAAAACTATCTATCGTAGCTTCTGGCACCTCTTCCCTTGAGGCTGCTCTTGCCTATAATCCCCATATAGTTTTTTACAGTCTGAACCCGTTGACATACATGCTTGCAAGGTTTCTCGTTAGGGTTGAGTATGTGAGCTTGCCAAATCTTATCTTGAACGAAGAGGTTATCCCAGAGCTTATAAATAAAAGCCCATCTCAGATAACGAGAGCAGCCATTACCCTTCTTGAAGAGGATAAGGAGAGAGAGCGTATGAGGTATAGGTTCGGTGAGCTGAAGAGTAGGCTCGGTGGGAAGGAGGTGATTGTGAGGCTCAGGAGTTTATTTAGAGAACTTCTGGGTTGA
- a CDS encoding 3-deoxy-D-manno-octulosonic acid transferase encodes MHFCLKKRFLLEKPNVDNLSKPIWVHCASVGEFNTFKPILRELKSREQVVLTYFSPRAKGYLEKQSGLYDLLFPLPLDLPFLLRRFESLIQPKVLIIVEREFWPALIKATRVKKILVNAYARGNFLEKLLLPNFKLIIARTERDRELFEREGAGKVVSCGNLKFVQENDLQPINLKIPEGYKLWVAGSTREGEEEIILEAFLEVRKSLPLKLVIAPRHVSRVKEVEKVLRGKGLSYARRSSMGEEWDILLVDTLGELKAMYSLADVAFVGGTFYPAGGHNLLEPAFFGKPVVFGPSTYKVRDLEEFLLSSGYGFKVSSLKELVATVEKLLKEGFTPAGDLKSYSQQVKECYIRTISGEL; translated from the coding sequence ATGCACTTTTGTCTTAAGAAAAGATTTCTATTGGAGAAACCAAATGTTGATAACCTATCAAAGCCTATTTGGGTGCATTGCGCAAGCGTGGGTGAGTTTAACACCTTTAAACCTATACTCAGAGAGCTGAAAAGCAGGGAGCAGGTGGTATTGACCTACTTCTCGCCCCGGGCGAAGGGTTACCTTGAAAAGCAATCAGGGCTTTATGACCTTCTCTTTCCGCTTCCCTTAGACCTACCTTTCCTCCTGAGGAGATTTGAATCCCTAATTCAACCGAAGGTGCTCATAATAGTTGAAAGGGAGTTCTGGCCTGCTTTAATCAAGGCTACCAGGGTGAAAAAAATCCTCGTAAATGCATACGCCAGGGGTAATTTTCTTGAAAAGCTCCTTCTCCCTAACTTTAAGCTTATAATTGCGAGAACTGAACGAGATAGGGAGCTCTTTGAGAGGGAAGGAGCAGGCAAAGTTGTTTCCTGTGGAAACCTGAAGTTTGTGCAGGAAAACGATCTTCAACCCATAAACCTTAAGATACCGGAAGGTTATAAACTCTGGGTTGCAGGAAGCACACGGGAAGGTGAAGAGGAGATTATATTAGAAGCCTTCCTTGAAGTCCGGAAAAGTTTACCACTCAAGCTTGTGATAGCTCCCAGACATGTATCCCGTGTGAAAGAGGTGGAAAAGGTTTTGAGGGGAAAAGGCTTATCTTATGCAAGAAGGAGCTCTATGGGGGAGGAGTGGGATATCTTGCTCGTAGATACCCTTGGGGAGCTTAAGGCTATGTATTCGCTGGCTGACGTTGCGTTTGTTGGAGGCACCTTCTACCCCGCAGGTGGACACAACCTTTTAGAACCGGCTTTCTTTGGCAAGCCTGTGGTCTTTGGACCCAGTACCTACAAGGTACGAGACCTTGAAGAGTTCTTGCTCTCCAGTGGATACGGTTTCAAAGTTAGCTCACTAAAAGAACTGGTGGCTACTGTGGAAAAACTTCTTAAGGAAGGCTTTACCCCGGCAGGAGACCTCAAGAGCTATTCCCAACAGGTTAAAGAGTGCTACATTAGGACCATATCAGGAGAGCTTTAG
- a CDS encoding Re/Si-specific NAD(P)(+) transhydrogenase subunit alpha, protein MFVGVIKETYPNEKRVALIPSEVQKLGRMGVEVLVERGAGEGAGFSDEEYSQAGAKVLDREEVFSKAEVILKVRDLMADQENFLREIERYSGKVLIGFLEPFAVGDILDRVNSLNLTAFAMELIPRTTRAQSMDALSSMATVAGYKAVLIAANMLPKMFPMLMTAAGTVLPARVFVVGAGVAGLQAIATAKRLGAVVQAYDIRPAAKEQVLSLGAKFVELGLESEQAEDKGGYARAMDEEFYRRQREMMTEVVSESDVVITTAMVPGKKAPVLVTEDMVKGMRPGSVIVDLAAERGGNCELTVPGEVVERYGVRIVGAVNLPSQVPYDASQMYSRNLFNFLSLLVKEGEFHISLEDEIVRDTLLFRNGELVNERIRELISGGAG, encoded by the coding sequence ATGTTTGTTGGAGTCATCAAAGAGACGTATCCCAACGAGAAGAGGGTCGCCCTGATACCGTCTGAAGTCCAGAAATTAGGCAGGATGGGTGTTGAAGTCCTCGTTGAAAGGGGGGCTGGCGAAGGAGCTGGATTTTCCGACGAGGAATATTCACAGGCTGGTGCAAAAGTTTTGGATAGGGAAGAGGTTTTTTCCAAGGCTGAAGTGATACTGAAGGTAAGAGACCTTATGGCAGACCAGGAGAACTTTTTGAGAGAAATTGAGAGATACTCTGGCAAAGTTCTAATAGGTTTCCTTGAGCCTTTTGCTGTGGGTGATATTCTTGATAGGGTTAACTCTCTCAATTTAACCGCCTTTGCTATGGAGCTAATACCCAGGACAACGAGAGCTCAGAGCATGGACGCTCTCTCCTCTATGGCAACAGTAGCGGGCTATAAAGCGGTTCTCATAGCTGCAAACATGCTGCCCAAGATGTTCCCGATGCTCATGACCGCGGCTGGGACAGTTCTCCCTGCGAGGGTCTTTGTGGTGGGTGCCGGGGTAGCCGGTCTTCAGGCTATAGCTACCGCCAAGAGACTGGGTGCTGTGGTTCAGGCTTATGATATAAGACCCGCTGCTAAGGAGCAGGTTTTGAGCTTGGGAGCAAAGTTTGTGGAGCTCGGACTTGAAAGCGAACAGGCTGAGGATAAAGGCGGGTACGCAAGAGCGATGGACGAGGAGTTTTACAGGAGACAGAGGGAGATGATGACCGAGGTTGTATCGGAAAGCGATGTAGTTATAACCACGGCTATGGTTCCTGGAAAGAAAGCTCCAGTTCTGGTGACAGAAGACATGGTTAAGGGCATGAGACCAGGTTCTGTTATAGTTGACCTCGCTGCAGAGAGGGGGGGAAACTGTGAACTTACCGTTCCAGGAGAAGTTGTTGAAAGGTACGGGGTAAGGATAGTTGGAGCTGTAAATCTTCCATCGCAAGTCCCCTACGATGCAAGCCAGATGTACTCAAGGAACCTATTTAACTTTCTTAGTCTCCTTGTGAAAGAGGGGGAGTTTCACATAAGCCTTGAGGATGAGATAGTGAGGGACACACTTCTTTTCAGAAACGGAGAGCTGGTAAATGAAAGGATTAGAGAGCTTATAAGCGGAGGAGCCGGGTGA
- a CDS encoding DUF4878 domain-containing protein, translating into MRRVLIASFATFLLFGIKSCGEPYGAAKDTVEEFLEEVKDKKGQEALRYLHPTFRDSLAKEVKLPIELTELKPSQVLACFLSSMGANIDEIKVMEGKPLGKENAMVKVKVVDGSGIEKLFNFVLIKEGDKWLIVDITPYKPEIKKEQKEK; encoded by the coding sequence ATGAGAAGGGTTTTAATCGCTTCATTTGCAACGTTTCTGCTTTTCGGAATAAAGTCCTGCGGTGAACCTTACGGAGCAGCTAAAGATACAGTTGAGGAATTCCTGGAAGAAGTTAAGGACAAGAAAGGGCAGGAAGCTCTCAGGTATTTGCATCCGACCTTTAGAGACAGCCTTGCCAAAGAGGTAAAGTTGCCCATAGAGCTGACAGAGCTCAAACCCTCTCAAGTGCTTGCCTGTTTTCTAAGTAGTATGGGAGCCAACATAGACGAGATTAAAGTCATGGAGGGAAAACCCCTCGGTAAGGAAAATGCTATGGTTAAGGTTAAGGTTGTAGACGGCAGTGGAATAGAAAAACTATTTAACTTTGTACTTATTAAGGAAGGAGACAAGTGGTTGATAGTTGATATCACCCCCTATAAACCAGAAATCAAGAAAGAACAAAAGGAAAAGTGA
- the nusA gene encoding transcription termination factor NusA, translating into MVKNIRKLIEQVAKEKDLPERVVEYALKNAIAIAIKKDKRIRDNLDIEFTDEGIKVYIVRRKGKSKERFPLDISTEDVNRIAAYAAKEEFLSELERAERERGFLEYKELEGEIVTGIVRKVHENGDILVDLGKVEAVLPRREQIPGETYHVGDRLKALLIEVKKQHGEPRLILSRTHPLFLKRLLETEIPEVAEKEIEIKAVARIPGERAKVAVYAKDMKMDPVGIVVGLRGSRIQPISEELHGEKIDVVRWTEDEEEFIRRALSPAKPTAIRLIPEEERAEVAVPQDQLSLAIGKRGTNVKLAHRLTGWHIDVMSEEDFERLTELRESESGE; encoded by the coding sequence ATAGAGCAGGTTGCCAAGGAAAAGGATCTGCCTGAAAGGGTGGTTGAGTATGCCCTTAAGAACGCTATAGCCATAGCTATAAAGAAAGACAAGAGGATAAGGGACAACCTTGATATAGAGTTTACCGACGAGGGAATAAAGGTATACATAGTTAGAAGGAAAGGAAAAAGCAAAGAAAGGTTTCCCTTGGATATATCTACCGAAGATGTAAATAGAATAGCAGCTTACGCAGCTAAGGAAGAGTTCCTGAGTGAGCTGGAAAGGGCAGAAAGGGAGAGAGGATTCCTTGAGTACAAGGAGCTTGAGGGAGAGATAGTAACAGGTATAGTCAGAAAGGTGCACGAGAATGGGGACATACTCGTTGACCTTGGTAAGGTTGAAGCTGTGCTCCCCCGTAGAGAGCAGATACCCGGTGAAACTTACCATGTGGGTGATAGGCTCAAGGCTCTCCTCATAGAGGTAAAAAAGCAACACGGAGAACCCCGTCTTATACTGTCAAGAACCCACCCTTTGTTCTTGAAGAGGCTTCTTGAAACGGAGATACCAGAGGTAGCTGAAAAGGAGATAGAGATAAAGGCTGTCGCCCGTATCCCCGGAGAAAGGGCAAAGGTCGCCGTTTATGCAAAAGATATGAAGATGGACCCTGTTGGTATAGTTGTGGGCTTAAGAGGTTCCAGGATACAACCAATATCCGAAGAACTACATGGGGAAAAGATAGACGTGGTGCGATGGACAGAAGATGAAGAGGAGTTCATAAGGAGGGCATTGTCACCGGCTAAGCCTACCGCTATAAGGCTCATACCGGAAGAGGAGAGGGCTGAGGTGGCAGTACCCCAAGACCAGCTTTCCCTGGCAATAGGCAAGAGGGGAACCAACGTAAAACTTGCCCACAGACTAACGGGGTGGCATATTGATGTAATGTCGGAGGAAGACTTTGAGAGGCTCACAGAGCTTAGAGAGTCAGAGTCAGGTGAGTAA
- a CDS encoding low molecular weight phosphatase family protein, with protein sequence MKIGFISHKNAVRSVMAEAVARKLLSDLGIKAEVFSAGVEPAKEVNPLTIKTLRDKGYTVNGLYPKPVSKIPYRKLDVVVTIGNEAKERCEFVVGHKRRENWLIEEPSESEESFKRTLEDIESHLKGLLKLS encoded by the coding sequence ATGAAGATCGGTTTTATCAGCCACAAAAATGCGGTAAGGAGTGTAATGGCTGAGGCTGTGGCAAGAAAATTACTCTCAGACTTAGGCATAAAGGCGGAGGTGTTTTCCGCAGGTGTGGAGCCTGCAAAAGAGGTAAACCCATTAACCATTAAGACCCTTAGAGATAAGGGTTATACGGTAAACGGTCTGTATCCAAAACCCGTGAGTAAAATTCCGTACAGAAAGCTGGACGTGGTTGTAACGATCGGTAATGAGGCTAAGGAAAGGTGTGAGTTCGTAGTCGGTCATAAGAGGAGAGAGAACTGGCTAATAGAGGAGCCCTCTGAAAGTGAAGAATCCTTCAAGAGAACCCTTGAGGATATTGAAAGCCACCTGAAGGGTTTACTAAAGCTCTCCTGA
- a CDS encoding NAD(P) transhydrogenase subunit alpha: protein MEDFMMYFTIFVLSMFVGFEVITKVPPTLHTPLMSGSNAISGITIVGALISAGSHHTTLTTLLGFVALVFATVNVVGGFLVTHRMLEMFRRKE from the coding sequence ATGGAAGACTTCATGATGTACTTCACGATATTCGTTCTCTCAATGTTTGTTGGTTTTGAGGTTATAACAAAAGTTCCTCCTACGCTTCATACCCCTCTGATGTCTGGTTCTAACGCTATATCGGGCATAACCATAGTGGGTGCCCTCATATCTGCCGGGTCCCACCACACCACCCTCACGACTTTACTCGGCTTTGTAGCCTTAGTCTTTGCAACCGTGAACGTTGTTGGTGGTTTTCTGGTAACCCACAGGATGCTTGAGATGTTCAGGAGGAAGGAGTGA
- a CDS encoding argininosuccinate synthase yields MAKRVILAYSGGLDTSVIVRWLTDKGYEVITYTADVGQGEELSEIPDKARASGAVEAIVEDIKEEFARDFCMPTLRALALYEGKYPLTASLSRPLISKKLVYYAEKFKADYIAHGSTGKGNDQVRFELSVWGLNPDIDVLAPVREWEFKAREEQVEYAKKHGIPVKVTKEKPYSIDRNLWGVSIECGPLEDPWTEPPEDAYQITTSPEKAPNEPEYVTIGFREGSPVSLNGKEYKLLSELILDLNRLAGKHGVGRIDMVENRLVGIKSREIYEAPGAIVLYEAYRDLLSLVTDRFTFHYFINHIPHEYAKLVYEGLWFTPLREALDAFTERLAGDVTGEVRLKLYKGHVSVVGRRSPNSLYVEDLATYSEKDAFDHIAGKHFTKVWGLPIRVLGRRGKS; encoded by the coding sequence ATGGCTAAGAGGGTCATTCTTGCATATTCGGGTGGACTTGATACATCTGTGATAGTTCGCTGGTTAACCGACAAGGGGTATGAGGTTATAACCTATACAGCAGACGTAGGTCAGGGGGAGGAGCTCTCCGAGATACCTGACAAGGCAAGAGCTTCCGGGGCGGTTGAAGCTATAGTAGAGGACATAAAGGAGGAGTTTGCAAGAGATTTTTGTATGCCAACACTGAGGGCTTTGGCTCTATACGAGGGGAAGTACCCTCTGACCGCCTCTCTCTCAAGACCCCTTATATCAAAGAAACTCGTTTACTATGCAGAGAAGTTCAAAGCCGACTACATAGCACATGGCTCAACGGGAAAGGGGAATGACCAGGTAAGGTTTGAGCTGTCCGTGTGGGGATTAAATCCAGACATTGATGTGCTGGCTCCGGTTAGAGAGTGGGAATTCAAAGCAAGGGAAGAACAGGTAGAGTATGCCAAGAAGCACGGCATACCAGTTAAGGTCACAAAAGAAAAACCTTACTCTATAGACAGAAACCTCTGGGGAGTGTCAATAGAATGCGGTCCCCTTGAGGACCCTTGGACCGAACCCCCGGAGGACGCCTATCAGATAACCACCTCTCCCGAAAAGGCTCCCAATGAGCCGGAATACGTCACAATCGGCTTCAGAGAAGGTTCTCCTGTTTCTCTTAACGGAAAGGAGTACAAACTTCTGAGCGAGTTGATCCTTGACCTTAACAGGTTGGCAGGGAAGCACGGGGTGGGAAGAATAGATATGGTTGAAAACAGGCTTGTGGGTATAAAGAGCAGGGAAATATACGAAGCTCCCGGTGCGATAGTCCTATATGAAGCTTATAGAGACCTGCTCTCTCTTGTAACTGACAGGTTCACCTTTCACTACTTTATCAACCATATTCCTCACGAGTATGCAAAGCTTGTGTATGAAGGTCTATGGTTTACGCCCCTGAGAGAAGCCCTTGACGCCTTCACTGAAAGACTTGCGGGAGACGTGACAGGAGAAGTGAGACTTAAGCTCTACAAGGGACATGTGAGTGTTGTTGGAAGAAGGTCTCCCAACTCCCTTTACGTTGAGGACCTTGCCACCTATTCGGAGAAAGACGCCTTTGACCATATAGCCGGTAAGCACTTCACAAAGGTATGGGGCTTACCCATCAGGGTTTTGGGAAGGAGAGGTAAGAGTTAA
- a CDS encoding NAD(P)(+) transhydrogenase (Re/Si-specific) subunit beta: MEKIIVNLAYLLSASLFIFGLKGLSHPRTAVRGNMLGALGMLIAVVVTLLDKKIADFSLIIAGLVIGAAIGTLLALKVEMTAMPQLVAVFNGLGGGASALVAGAALYETKNPDYLFTTASVASGIIGAVTFFGSGVAFGKLQGIINERPVRYTGEQVVKALFAIAAVTFGAYLVLNPQNLHLYWVITGLSSVLGVLLTIAIGGADMPVVIALLNSYSGLAAAATGFVLQNNALIISGSLVGASGIILTNLMCKAMNRSLLNVLFGGFGEVVQTSEEDIYAGKVKATSPEEVALLLEGARRAVIVPGYGMAVAQAQYAVRDLYNLLESRGVEVEFAIHPVAGRMPGHMNVLLAEVDIPYEKMKELEDINPTFEQTDVVIVIGANDVVNPLAQTDPKSPIAGMPVLEVWKAKTVVVIKRSLSPGFAGIPNPLFAMDNALMLFADAKKAVQDIVNALKEG, translated from the coding sequence ATGGAGAAGATAATAGTAAACCTTGCGTACCTCCTCTCTGCTTCTCTCTTCATATTCGGGCTTAAAGGACTCTCCCATCCAAGAACAGCCGTAAGAGGTAATATGCTCGGTGCCCTAGGTATGCTCATAGCGGTTGTGGTTACACTTCTGGACAAGAAGATAGCTGACTTTTCCCTAATAATAGCTGGACTTGTGATAGGGGCAGCTATCGGGACGCTTCTTGCCCTCAAGGTTGAAATGACCGCAATGCCCCAGCTTGTTGCGGTTTTTAATGGACTGGGAGGAGGCGCTTCTGCACTGGTGGCGGGTGCCGCCCTTTATGAGACAAAGAACCCTGATTACCTTTTTACTACAGCTTCGGTTGCTTCTGGAATAATAGGGGCGGTGACCTTTTTTGGTAGCGGTGTTGCCTTCGGAAAGCTTCAGGGGATTATAAATGAAAGACCTGTAAGGTATACAGGTGAGCAGGTTGTAAAAGCGCTATTTGCCATTGCAGCCGTTACCTTTGGAGCTTATCTGGTGCTTAACCCACAAAACCTACATCTATACTGGGTTATAACCGGGCTCTCTTCGGTTCTCGGTGTCCTGCTTACCATAGCCATAGGCGGTGCCGATATGCCCGTTGTGATAGCCCTACTTAACTCCTACTCAGGTCTTGCCGCTGCAGCTACAGGTTTTGTCCTCCAGAATAACGCCCTTATAATTTCAGGTTCACTCGTTGGAGCTTCGGGAATAATACTTACGAATCTGATGTGCAAAGCCATGAACAGATCACTTCTTAACGTCTTATTTGGCGGCTTCGGAGAGGTAGTTCAGACTTCAGAGGAGGACATATACGCAGGAAAGGTGAAAGCTACTTCACCCGAAGAGGTAGCTCTCCTTCTGGAGGGGGCAAGGAGGGCGGTTATCGTTCCAGGTTACGGAATGGCTGTTGCTCAAGCTCAGTATGCGGTCAGAGACCTATACAACCTTTTAGAGTCAAGAGGCGTTGAGGTTGAATTTGCGATACATCCCGTTGCGGGAAGGATGCCCGGACACATGAACGTTCTGCTTGCAGAGGTGGACATACCCTACGAAAAGATGAAGGAGTTAGAGGATATAAACCCTACCTTTGAACAGACAGATGTGGTCATAGTTATAGGGGCGAATGATGTCGTTAACCCACTGGCTCAGACTGACCCTAAAAGTCCGATAGCAGGTATGCCTGTCCTTGAGGTCTGGAAGGCAAAGACGGTGGTCGTGATAAAGAGAAGTCTCAGCCCCGGATTTGCAGGAATACCCAACCCCCTTTTCGCTATGGACAACGCCCTTATGCTCTTTGCCGATGCCAAGAAGGCTGTTCAGGATATAGTCAACGCTTTAAAGGAAGGTTAA
- a CDS encoding glycosyltransferase family 9 protein: MKFLIWQTAFLGDVILTTPLIRTIEKNYPKAGIAFVGRPFIRELFKGWNLELIPFSKGLMESFSILKRLKGFDVAIVPHRSLRTALIMLFSGIPIRVGFDRSEFPKAYTHIVEHRWELHEVDRNLMLLKALGIKELTRETFLPMEEEEFKDTLKRFSLKEREYVVINPFSNFPLKEWSLDNWTDTIKALKGIDVVVTGLPSDRDKVEILRSRVEFINLVGKTSLRELMAVIKGCRVVLSNDSSPVHIANALGVPAVTVYTATSPKYGFYPLAGAYLENPAPCSPCSPNPKRCKTGTFECLSLPPAQLLLEVVKEFL, translated from the coding sequence GTGAAATTCCTCATCTGGCAGACAGCATTTCTGGGCGATGTTATCCTAACAACTCCTTTGATAAGAACCATTGAGAAGAACTATCCGAAGGCGGGCATAGCTTTCGTGGGAAGACCCTTCATAAGGGAGCTATTCAAGGGATGGAACTTAGAGCTCATACCCTTCTCAAAGGGTCTAATGGAGAGCTTCTCAATTTTAAAGAGGCTAAAGGGCTTTGACGTAGCCATAGTTCCCCACAGGTCACTGAGGACCGCTCTCATAATGCTTTTCTCAGGTATACCGATTAGAGTTGGTTTTGACAGGTCAGAATTTCCCAAAGCTTATACCCACATAGTTGAGCACAGGTGGGAACTCCACGAGGTTGATAGAAACCTCATGCTCCTGAAGGCTTTGGGGATAAAGGAGCTGACCAGGGAAACGTTTCTACCGATGGAGGAAGAAGAGTTTAAAGACACCTTAAAGAGGTTCTCTCTTAAGGAGAGAGAGTATGTGGTTATAAACCCCTTTTCCAACTTCCCCCTTAAGGAGTGGAGTCTTGATAACTGGACTGATACCATAAAGGCTTTGAAGGGTATTGATGTGGTTGTTACGGGATTGCCCTCAGACAGGGATAAGGTTGAAATCTTACGTTCCAGAGTGGAGTTCATAAATCTTGTTGGAAAAACAAGCTTAAGAGAGCTTATGGCAGTCATAAAAGGTTGCCGTGTTGTGCTATCCAATGACTCCTCTCCTGTTCACATTGCAAATGCCTTGGGAGTCCCTGCAGTTACTGTGTACACCGCAACATCTCCAAAGTATGGGTTTTACCCCCTTGCAGGCGCTTATCTTGAAAATCCTGCACCCTGCTCTCCATGTTCCCCAAACCCTAAAAGGTGTAAAACAGGCACCTTTGAGTGTTTAAGTCTTCCTCCTGCTCAACTTCTCCTTGAAGTTGTTAAAGAGTTCCTTTAA
- a CDS encoding class I SAM-dependent RNA methyltransferase, translating to MSKEENLRLSIEKLVHGGYGLAHHRDKVVLVRFAAPRELVDVEVIQEKKDYSEAYVKDVILSSASRREAPCPYFGVCGGCQLQHVDYNTQVESKESILLETLQRIGKIREVPLGEAIQSGQEFGYRVRVQFKVKNGKLGFYRWDEHEIVDIEHCPIAHPRINELIKPLKECVKYIRELQEIHVTYSPSEDKFLVKFVTPTEIDREFLGNLKRDCLPEDVVGVGDYSRLRTILNRRFWIGKEYLFIDVGKWKFRVSSDSFFQVNWTLWESFIRAVSDVDPFRKAIDLHCGVGFFTIPLSEKGNFIEGSDSNPWAINDAEYNAKLNNRDNVVFIKSDAYRHLKNRGGEVLDLVVLDPPRSGLERKEIDLLVNNQPERIVYISCNPATLARDLKALLKGGYRLEQVKLVDMFPQTYHIESVSYLRVQA from the coding sequence GTGAGTAAAGAGGAAAACTTACGACTCAGCATAGAAAAGTTAGTGCATGGAGGCTACGGTTTAGCCCACCATAGAGATAAGGTTGTTCTGGTCAGGTTTGCCGCTCCCCGTGAACTCGTTGATGTGGAGGTAATCCAGGAAAAGAAAGATTACTCGGAAGCTTATGTAAAAGACGTTATCCTCTCTTCGGCTTCCAGAAGAGAAGCACCTTGCCCCTACTTTGGTGTATGTGGTGGGTGCCAGCTCCAGCATGTAGACTATAACACTCAGGTAGAGAGTAAAGAGTCCATACTTCTGGAAACTCTCCAAAGGATAGGAAAGATCAGGGAGGTTCCACTGGGAGAAGCTATCCAGTCCGGGCAAGAGTTTGGGTACAGGGTAAGGGTTCAGTTTAAAGTTAAGAATGGCAAGCTGGGTTTTTACAGGTGGGATGAGCACGAGATAGTTGATATAGAACACTGTCCAATAGCTCATCCAAGGATAAACGAACTCATCAAACCCCTTAAGGAATGTGTCAAGTATATAAGGGAGCTTCAGGAGATTCATGTTACCTACTCTCCATCGGAGGACAAATTCCTCGTGAAATTCGTAACACCTACAGAGATAGACAGGGAGTTTCTGGGCAATCTGAAGAGAGACTGTCTTCCTGAAGATGTTGTTGGTGTTGGAGATTATTCAAGGTTAAGAACGATACTGAACCGAAGGTTCTGGATAGGCAAAGAGTATCTTTTTATAGATGTCGGAAAGTGGAAGTTCAGGGTTAGCTCCGATTCCTTCTTTCAGGTAAACTGGACTCTTTGGGAGAGTTTCATAAGGGCGGTAAGCGATGTGGACCCTTTCCGTAAAGCGATAGACCTGCACTGTGGTGTAGGATTCTTTACCATACCTCTCTCAGAGAAGGGCAACTTCATAGAAGGCTCCGACAGTAACCCCTGGGCTATAAACGATGCGGAGTACAACGCCAAGCTCAACAACAGAGACAACGTGGTCTTTATAAAGTCGGACGCTTACAGGCACCTCAAGAACAGGGGAGGAGAGGTTCTTGACCTTGTTGTTCTGGACCCACCCAGAAGCGGTCTTGAGAGGAAAGAGATTGATTTACTTGTTAATAACCAGCCAGAAAGGATTGTTTACATATCCTGTAACCCTGCAACCCTTGCCAGAGACTTAAAGGCTCTCCTGAAAGGGGGCTACAGACTTGAACAGGTCAAGCTGGTTGATATGTTTCCTCAAACGTACCACATTGAAAGCGTGAGCTATCTAAGGGTTCAGGCGTAA